A region of the Nocardia higoensis genome:
ATGATCTCGACGAATGGCAGCGGCTGTATCTGTTCACCCGCGCCGACACGATCTACGGAGGTTCGAACGAAGTGCAGCGCAACATCATCTCCGAGCGGGTGCTCGGTCTGCCGAGGGAGGCTCGTCCGTGACCGCGAGTGGACAGAACGCAGGCGGCCCGCTGTCGGTGGCGCCGCAGCCGGTGGCCGGGCACGGCCTGCTGACCGGACGGGTCGCGGTGATCACCGCCGCCGCAGGCACCGGCATCGGCTCGGCCACCGCGCGCCGACTGCTGGCCGAAGGCGCCGACGTGGTGATCTCCGACTGGCACGAGCGCCGCCTCGGCGAGTCCGAGGTCGAGCTGAAAGGCGAGTTCCCCGAACGCCGGATCGCCGCGATCGTCTGCGACGTGCAGAGCACCGAGCAGGTGAACGACCTCGTCAGCGGCGCGGCGGCGGCGCTCGGGCGCATCGACATCATGGTCAACAACGCCGGTCTGGGCGGCGAGACCCCGGTGGCCGACATGACCGACGAGCAGTGGGATCGCGTCCTCGACATCACCCTCAACGGCACCTTCCGCTGCACCAGGGCCGCGCTGAACTACTTCCGCTCGGCCGGTCACGGCGGCGTGATCGTCAACAACGCCAGCGTGCTGGGCTGGCGCGCGCAGTACGGGCAGGCGCACTACGCGGCGGCCAAGGCGGGTGTCATGGCGCTGACCCGGTGCAGCGCGATCGAGGCCGCCGAATTCGGCGTGCGGATCAACGCGGTCGCCCCGAGCATCGCCCGGCATGCCTTCCTGGACAAGGTCTCCTCGACCGAACTCCTCGACCGGCTCTCCGAGGGTGAGGCCTTCGGCCGCGCCGCCGAGCCGTGGGAGGTGGCCGCGACCATCGCGATGTTGGCCAGCGACTACACCACCTACCTCACCGGCGAGGTGGTCTCGATCAGCAGCCAGCGGGCCTGACGATTCGATTCCCGGGGGAGTGTCCGGCGGGATCAGCGCCGATCCGGAAATTCCGCTGTGCGGCGCGCGTTACCGCGCTTGGTGAAATCCGAGCATTCCGGGCAATCGGCGATGACCGGGTGGCTGCAGGCAGTGAGGTGTTCGAGGAACTGCTCGGTGGCCTGCAGCAGGGCGATTCGCTCACGCACCTGAGCGCGATGGGCGGCGACGAGGGCCAGGCGTTCCTCGTGGGCGCTGTGCCCGAGTCGGCGCATCGCGTCGAGGGACAATCCGGCGCGCTGCAGGATCCGGATCAGCCGCGCGGAGTCCAGGACGTGCTCGTCGTAGCTGCGATGACCCGACGGGCTGCGCTTCGGCGTGAGCAGACCGACGGATTCCCAGTGCCGGAGCACATGCGCCTCGACGCCGAGGGCGGCTGCCGCGTCGCCGATCTTCATCGTCCGGGTTGTGGTCACGATGCACCTCTTTACTTCATGTCGACATGAAGTATTACCGTGCCATCGTGTCTGATCCAGTACGCACCCCGAGCCTGTTCGAATGTTGTTCCGCGGCAGTCGGTTCGGTGCGCGGCGCGCTACGGCCGCGACGTGCCGACCAGCGGTTCCTGCGTTCGATCACCGATGCGGGACTGCCCACCGCCCGGCGCACCGTCACGGTGACCGCCCTGGCCCAGGTGCCACGGCTGGTGCCGACAGCCGCTGTCGTGGAGGGACGCTTCTCGCCGCGCCGCATCGCCAACTCCATGACCTCGTTCGTGGTCCAGCACCCGGAAGCGACCTTCCTCGTCGATCCGGGCTACTGCATCGATGCCGATCATCGCGCCATCGCGCAGCTACCGAGACTGTTGCGGATGGCCGTGCGCCCGCCGTCGGACACCATCCCGACGATCACCGCACTGGCGGCCGAACCCGCATTGGCTTCTGTGCATTTCGCGCTCCCGACACACGCGCACTGGGATCATGTGTGCGGGTTGCTCGATATGCCGGGCCTGCCGGTGTACCTGCATAGCGCCGAGCACCACTGGATCTCCCGAGGCGCCGTCGCTCCGGTCGGCGGCGTGCGCGATTCGCTGAAGGATCGTCCCCTGATCGAATACGATCTCGACGGCCCGCCGATCCTCACCTTCACCCGCAGCCACGACCTGTTCGGCGACGGCAGCGTGGTCCTGGTCGACCTCGCCGGCCACACCCCCGGCAGCATCGGCATCCTCGCTCACACCCGGCGCGGCTGGATTCTGCTGGCGGGTGATGCCGCCTGGCATTCCTTGCAGATCGAGGAGATCCGCCAGAAATCCGCCTTTCCCGGCAGTCTCGCCGACAACGACCGCGATCTCGCCTTCAAGACCCTGCACCGCCTGCACCTGGCGCGTCACTTCGCTACCGTCATCCCGACCCACGATCACGACGCAGCCCATCATCTCGCCGCCATCTAGCACCAAGCAAATGCTTGGTTGTACTATGGCCAACGTGACCGCACCAGACGCCTCGAAATCAGCACGGCGCAACGAACTGCTCGGCCTGGCCGCCGAGCTGTTCGCCGAACGGGGCCTGCGCGCGACGACCGTACGCGACATCGCCGACTCCGCGGGCATCCTGTCCGGCAGTCTCTACCACCACTTCGATTCCAAGGAGTCGATGGTCGACGAGATCCTGCGCGGCTTCCTCGACGATCTGTTCGGCCGCTACCGCGAGATCGTCGCCGCGGGCCTGAGCTCGCGCGACACCCTGGAAGCCCTGGTGCTCGCCTCCTACGAATCCTTCGACCGCCACCACGCGGCCGTGGCCATCTACCAGGCCGAGGCCAAGCGCCTGCGCGACGCCGAACGATTCGCCTACATCGACGAATACAACCGCGAGTTCCGCGCGCTGTGGCACCAGGTGCTCACCAACGGCGTCGCGGATGGCAGCTTCCGCCCCGAACTGGACGTGGAACTGGCCTACCGCTTCCTGCGCGACACCGTGTGGGTGGCGGTGCGCTGGTACCGCCCCGGCGGACCGATCACCGTCGAGACCCTCGCCAAGCAATACCTCACCATCGTGCTCGACGGACTCACCGTGCCCGAGCGCACCGACCAGGCGTAGCGCCTCCCCGCGCAATCACGCCGCCGCGTCACCACTAGGAGTTCAGATGTCCGCACCCTCCGCTCGCCGCCCCTACGCCCCGATGCGCGACGCCTACGTCGTCGACGCGGTGCGCACTCCCGTCGGCAAGCGCAACGGCGCACTGGCAGGCGTGCATCCGGCCGATCTCGGCGCGGCCGCGCTGCGTGGCCTGTTCGACCGCCAGCCGCTCGACCCGGCCCGCGTCGACGACGTCATCGTCGGCTGCGTCGACAATGTGGGCCCGCAGGCGGGCAATATCGGCCGCACCATGTGGCTGGCGGCCGGCTACCCCGAAGAGGTGCCCGGCGTCACCGTGGACCGCCAGTGCGGCTCCAGCCAGCAGGCCATCAACTTCGGTGCCCAGGCCATCATGAGCGGCACCGCCGAGGTGATCGTCGCGGCGGGCGTGCAGAACATGAGCGCCATCCCGATCTCGGCGGCCATGCTCGCGGGCAAGGAGTACGGCTTCGACTCGCCGTTCGTCGGCGCGCAGGGCTGGGACCACCGCTACGGCACCGGCGAGGTCTCGCAGTTCCGCGGCGCGCAGATGATCGCCGAGAAGTGGGACATCACCCGCGAGGACATGGAGCGCTGGGCGCTGCGCAGCCACGAACGCGCCCGCGACGCCATCAAGAACGGCCGCTTCGACGGCGAGATCGTGCCGGTCGGCGACTTCTGGATCGATCAATGCCCGCGCGAGACCAGTCTGGAGAAGATGGCCTCGCTGCCCGCCCTGGCCGAGGGCAGCCCGCTGACCGCCGCCGTGGCCAGCCAGATCTGTGACGGCGCGTCCGCCACCCTGCTCGCCTCGGAGTGGGCGGTGCAGGAATACGGGTTGAAGCCCCGCGCCCGCATCCACCACGTCAGCGCCCGCGGCGCCGACCCGATCTTCATGCTCACCGCGCCGATCCCGGCCACCAAGTGGGCGCTGGAGAAGACCGGCCTGACCATCGACGACATCGACGTGATCGAGATCAACGAGGCGTTCGCCCCGGTGGTGCTGGCCTGGATCAAGGAGACCGGCGCGGACCCGGAGAAGGTGAACGTCAACGGCGGTGCCATCGCTCTGGGCCACCCGCTCGGCGCGACCGGCGCGAAGCTGTTCGCCACGCTGCTCAACGAGCTTGAGCGCCGCAACGGGCGCTACGGCCTGCTCACCATCTGCGAGGGCGGCGGCACCGCTAACGCGACCATAATCGAGCGCCTGGACTCCTGATCCGATCAATTCGGGGCCGGTGAATTGCCGGTCCCGAATCGGCGCAGGTTGTGCCGATCAAGAGACCGCTCGTGCCGCCATCACCATGTCGCGGTAGGGCCATCACCATGTCGCGGTAGGACAGTCTGACAGTTCTCGGTCCGGCCGGCGGTGCCGGAATACTGACGCTGCACCCCGTCCCGGTCACCAAGCCTGTCAGCGACGTAATCGCGCACATCATCACGCACACCGTCGACGTCCCAGTCCGCCCGCCGCAGCAGCCGCTGCATGCCGTCCGGAGAGATCTCACCGGCGGCCTCGGCCAGCGTCCACCCGTTCTTGCGTTCAAGCCCCGCCACCAGACCGGTCATATACTCCCGGACCCGCTCCTGCGGCTCCGACCGGGTGAACCGGCCACCGATCCGCGCATGCAGCGAATCCAACTCCGCTGCAACAACATCCACGACCACGCAGGCACGATACTCGAAGCGAGTGCCGTTGCAGTACTAAGCAGAGGCTCTTTCGAAGATCCGCCAGCCGACGAGCCGCAGATCATCGCGGCGTATCAGGTAGCCACGTTGAGCTCGGAGAGCACGCCGTCCGGGTCGCTGATGTAGGGGTATCCCTCGACCGGCGGATTGAACTGGCCGAGCAGGTTGGCCACGAGGTCGCGCTCGACCTGCGTGATCTTGATCTGGCGCTTGACGAGAATCGCGCACAGCTCGTCGACCGAGTTTGCCCACTCCCCGGCGTCGCTATCGCTCCGGCAGGAGGCGACCAGGTCCGACGGCAACCGGTCGGCGACGCTTTCAAGGAGCTCGCGCGAGTCCTTGTTCAACTTGTTGAGCCGCTGATTACGGGCTTCGACGGCTTGGGGATCCCGCTGTCGCCTCCGGGCCTCTCGCGCTGCTCTGTTCGAATTCATTTGAAGTCTGCCTAATTGATCGGTTGAGGGTTGCCTTGCGCGTCGTTCCGGGTTACCCCCTTACCTCCGAGCGGGTAGGCGGTGATGACGTTGCCGTTCGAGTCGACGATGACCTTGATTTCCACGCCGTTTCGTGTACCAATGCACGCCCAGTTGCCGTTGTTCTGCAGGACCGGCGGCTGGTCCGGGTTCTTGGCGACGTCCAATGCCCCTCCGGATCGTTGGTAGCGGTCAAGAAGATCCGCCACGACGGCATCGACGGCACCGACGAGGTCGAAGTCGGGGTGTCCTCGTTCGAGAGCGCCGCTGAGCTGCTCGACCGACTCGGATTCACCGCGCGCAGCTACGCGGCACGGCCAACGTCACCATCATCGAACGCCTGGACAGCTGACTGGAAAAGGCTGGGGCCGGTGGTGATACCGGCCCCTTGCCTACGCGATCTTGAAGCGGTCGTCCCCGAGTTCGACCTCGATCCGAAGCGTGCCGCCGACCGCAGCGACGTAACGGCGGAGGGTTTCGAGCCGCACGCGATCGAGATCGCCGCGCTCGATGTTCGACACCCGGTTCTGCCCCACATTCAACCGGTCGGCCACTTCCTGCTGAGTCAGGTGAAGCTCTTCCCGTAATTCCTTCAGTCGGTAGGCGCGGACCTGGTCGAGCATCCTGGTCTTATGCGCATCGACCACCGCCCGGTCGACGGGTCGTTTGGCGAGTATGTCATCGAGATTGGTCATAGCTCTCAACCCTTCAACTTGGCCAGATGCTCGTCGAAGCGATCATCGGCGATCGGAATATTCACCCGATACCACTTGTCCCATTGACCGGCCTTGTCTCCTGCAATGAGGAAGATCGCTTTGCGTTCGAGGTCGAACGCAAAGAGCACACGTAGTTCCGACCGACCAGTCGAACCCGGGCGCAACTCCTTCATGTTCTTGTGTCGTGATGCCTTGATCGTGTCGACGAGCGGGCGGCCGAGTTGCGGGCCGCGCTCGGCAAGCAACTCGATCGCCGCAATGACTTGCTCGTATGACTGTTGATCCAAGTTGACCAGCCAGTCTTCGACATATGCCAGGTCCACATCCCAGTTCCCCACAAAATCTCACGCTATCACCTATAGATGATATCACTCGAACGGCATATCCGCTGGTTGCGTAACGAGCAGCTGGCTCGGCAGCCGATACGGGCCGCTACGGCCTGCTCACCATCTGCGAGAGCGGCGGCACGGCCAACGTGACCGTCATCGAGCGCTTGGATCGCTGAGTCGACAGGTCGGGGCCGACACTTTCGGCCCCGGCGTGCGCGTGCGCTTCACCGCCGCCTTCGCGTCGAGTCGTGCGGCACGACGACGCCATGCCATGAGTGCGCGGCGGTGCGGTCAGACCCGGGTAGCGCTGCTCGACAGTGTGTGCGCGGCAACAGTTCTCGTGCCATAGCAAAGATTCGAGAACACGGTCTCGGTCTGCATCAACGGAGCAGCGCCGGAAGGCCCGCAGTGGAACGTCAAAGACGACAACCTGCATTCGGCGTTTCGCCGCTACCGCGACGGGGCCACCCGGGTACACCTCCGGTGATGTGTTCCATGTCGAAGCGGCCCATGCCGCCGGCAAGAACCTGTATGTGACCCCACTCAACCGGTGTCGGATTCCGTTGGCGGTGTGGCAAAATCGCTGAAATGATCGAGT
Encoded here:
- a CDS encoding SDR family oxidoreductase, yielding MTASGQNAGGPLSVAPQPVAGHGLLTGRVAVITAAAGTGIGSATARRLLAEGADVVISDWHERRLGESEVELKGEFPERRIAAIVCDVQSTEQVNDLVSGAAAALGRIDIMVNNAGLGGETPVADMTDEQWDRVLDITLNGTFRCTRAALNYFRSAGHGGVIVNNASVLGWRAQYGQAHYAAAKAGVMALTRCSAIEAAEFGVRINAVAPSIARHAFLDKVSSTELLDRLSEGEAFGRAAEPWEVAATIAMLASDYTTYLTGEVVSISSQRA
- a CDS encoding MerR family transcriptional regulator, which codes for MTTTRTMKIGDAAAALGVEAHVLRHWESVGLLTPKRSPSGHRSYDEHVLDSARLIRILQRAGLSLDAMRRLGHSAHEERLALVAAHRAQVRERIALLQATEQFLEHLTACSHPVIADCPECSDFTKRGNARRTAEFPDRR
- a CDS encoding MBL fold metallo-hydrolase translates to MSDPVRTPSLFECCSAAVGSVRGALRPRRADQRFLRSITDAGLPTARRTVTVTALAQVPRLVPTAAVVEGRFSPRRIANSMTSFVVQHPEATFLVDPGYCIDADHRAIAQLPRLLRMAVRPPSDTIPTITALAAEPALASVHFALPTHAHWDHVCGLLDMPGLPVYLHSAEHHWISRGAVAPVGGVRDSLKDRPLIEYDLDGPPILTFTRSHDLFGDGSVVLVDLAGHTPGSIGILAHTRRGWILLAGDAAWHSLQIEEIRQKSAFPGSLADNDRDLAFKTLHRLHLARHFATVIPTHDHDAAHHLAAI
- a CDS encoding TetR/AcrR family transcriptional regulator, whose product is MANVTAPDASKSARRNELLGLAAELFAERGLRATTVRDIADSAGILSGSLYHHFDSKESMVDEILRGFLDDLFGRYREIVAAGLSSRDTLEALVLASYESFDRHHAAVAIYQAEAKRLRDAERFAYIDEYNREFRALWHQVLTNGVADGSFRPELDVELAYRFLRDTVWVAVRWYRPGGPITVETLAKQYLTIVLDGLTVPERTDQA
- a CDS encoding acetyl-CoA C-acetyltransferase — its product is MRDAYVVDAVRTPVGKRNGALAGVHPADLGAAALRGLFDRQPLDPARVDDVIVGCVDNVGPQAGNIGRTMWLAAGYPEEVPGVTVDRQCGSSQQAINFGAQAIMSGTAEVIVAAGVQNMSAIPISAAMLAGKEYGFDSPFVGAQGWDHRYGTGEVSQFRGAQMIAEKWDITREDMERWALRSHERARDAIKNGRFDGEIVPVGDFWIDQCPRETSLEKMASLPALAEGSPLTAAVASQICDGASATLLASEWAVQEYGLKPRARIHHVSARGADPIFMLTAPIPATKWALEKTGLTIDDIDVIEINEAFAPVVLAWIKETGADPEKVNVNGGAIALGHPLGATGAKLFATLLNELERRNGRYGLLTICEGGGTANATIIERLDS
- a CDS encoding EndoU domain-containing protein, whose amino-acid sequence is MADLLDRYQRSGGALDVAKNPDQPPVLQNNGNWACIGTRNGVEIKVIVDSNGNVITAYPLGGKGVTRNDAQGNPQPIN
- a CDS encoding helix-turn-helix domain-containing protein, producing the protein MTNLDDILAKRPVDRAVVDAHKTRMLDQVRAYRLKELREELHLTQQEVADRLNVGQNRVSNIERGDLDRVRLETLRRYVAAVGGTLRIEVELGDDRFKIA
- a CDS encoding type II toxin-antitoxin system RelE/ParE family toxin; its protein translation is MGNWDVDLAYVEDWLVNLDQQSYEQVIAAIELLAERGPQLGRPLVDTIKASRHKNMKELRPGSTGRSELRVLFAFDLERKAIFLIAGDKAGQWDKWYRVNIPIADDRFDEHLAKLKG